In the genome of Myxococcus stipitatus, one region contains:
- the tssC gene encoding type VI secretion system contractile sheath large subunit encodes MAETSYLPGLFKSVRLERPSDAKPMISEKFVPALDEKEVTIEARFMSALAALVQNVPPAETDAGDAVRFDKGKVLDVISRIDSMIDDQMNEILHHERFQQMESAWRGLEDLVSHTNFKANIAIDLLDAGRDELGQDFENNSADVFAGSLFNKVYIQEYDQYGGRPFGAMIGLYEFSSTPGDIKWLQSMGKVANAAHCPFVAAVSPKFFGCDKVEEMEAIKDLEGALAHPRYGKWNALRDSEEAAYLGLTFPRYVLRLPWHPDKNPCDDLHFTEDASGDSNKYLWGNSSILFARNMVKAFELSGWCQSIRGPKGGGLITGLPVDTFFLRGQEEIKPPVEIAIPDYREYEFARCGFMPLVYRKGSSEATFFSTQSAKVSKRFKDPKDSENSQLVTNMAYTFSITRLAHYIKCIMRDNIGTTADAPYIQNQLDAWLSGYVTTVASPDDLTVRRFPFKATNVEVIQRTGEIGWYDCRVAVLPHIQFEGLNVELMLESRLG; translated from the coding sequence ATGGCTGAAACCTCTTATCTGCCTGGGTTGTTCAAGAGCGTCCGGCTGGAGCGTCCTTCCGACGCCAAGCCGATGATCTCCGAGAAGTTCGTCCCCGCCCTCGACGAGAAGGAAGTCACCATCGAGGCGCGCTTCATGTCGGCGCTCGCCGCGCTCGTGCAGAACGTCCCCCCCGCGGAGACGGATGCCGGCGACGCGGTGCGCTTCGACAAGGGCAAGGTGCTGGACGTCATCAGTCGCATCGACTCGATGATTGACGACCAGATGAACGAAATCCTCCACCACGAGCGCTTCCAGCAGATGGAGTCGGCGTGGCGCGGTCTGGAGGACCTGGTCTCCCACACCAACTTCAAGGCCAACATCGCCATCGACCTGCTGGACGCGGGCCGGGACGAGCTGGGCCAGGACTTCGAGAACAACTCCGCGGACGTCTTCGCGGGCTCCTTGTTCAACAAGGTCTACATCCAGGAGTACGACCAGTACGGCGGCCGTCCCTTCGGCGCCATGATTGGCCTCTACGAGTTCTCCTCCACGCCGGGCGACATCAAGTGGCTGCAGTCCATGGGCAAGGTGGCCAACGCCGCGCACTGCCCGTTCGTCGCCGCCGTCAGCCCCAAGTTCTTCGGCTGCGACAAGGTCGAGGAGATGGAGGCCATCAAGGACCTGGAGGGTGCGCTCGCCCACCCGCGCTACGGCAAGTGGAACGCGCTGCGCGACAGCGAGGAGGCCGCGTATCTGGGCCTCACCTTCCCGCGCTACGTGCTGCGCCTGCCCTGGCATCCGGACAAGAACCCGTGCGACGACCTGCACTTCACCGAGGACGCGTCGGGCGACTCCAACAAGTACCTGTGGGGCAACTCGTCCATCCTCTTCGCCCGCAACATGGTGAAGGCGTTCGAGCTGTCCGGCTGGTGCCAGTCCATCCGCGGCCCCAAGGGCGGCGGCCTCATCACCGGCCTGCCCGTGGACACGTTCTTCCTGCGCGGCCAGGAGGAGATCAAGCCGCCGGTGGAGATCGCCATCCCGGACTATCGCGAGTACGAGTTCGCGCGCTGCGGCTTCATGCCGCTCGTGTACCGCAAGGGCTCCAGCGAGGCGACGTTCTTCAGCACCCAGTCCGCCAAGGTCTCCAAGCGCTTCAAGGACCCGAAGGACTCGGAGAACTCGCAGCTGGTCACCAACATGGCCTACACGTTCTCCATCACCCGCCTGGCGCACTACATCAAGTGCATCATGCGCGACAACATCGGCACGACCGCCGACGCGCCGTACATCCAGAACCAGCTGGATGCGTGGCTGTCCGGCTACGTCACCACGGTGGCCAGCCCGGATGACCTGACGGTGCGCCGCTTCCCGTTCAAGGCCACCAACGTGGAGGTCATCCAGCGCACGGGCGAAATCGGCTGGTACGACTGCCGCGTCGCCGTGCTGCCCCACATCCAGTTCGAGGGCCTCAACGTCGAGCTCATGCTCGAGTCGCGGCTCGGCTAG
- the tssB gene encoding type VI secretion system contractile sheath small subunit produces the protein MSIQEQLPKSRITLTYRTTINGEQETVNLPLRLLMLGDFSLGSSEDRKADLDARKLRSVNGKNLDELMRDMKMSLRFQVPNRINPDVEADLDVELPVDRMKSFHPDEIVNHVPKLKALRLLKKLLMEMQSSIDNQKALRNLVYELFSNKDALKAVLAELKEYESLRLPAKPAMAANATPAANGAAATAPATVAEPATVKA, from the coding sequence ATGTCAATTCAGGAACAGTTGCCAAAGTCTCGCATCACGCTCACGTACCGGACCACCATCAACGGTGAGCAGGAGACGGTGAACCTGCCGCTCCGCCTGCTGATGCTGGGGGACTTCTCGCTGGGCTCTTCCGAGGACCGCAAGGCGGACCTCGACGCGCGCAAGCTGCGCTCCGTCAATGGCAAGAACCTCGACGAGCTGATGCGCGACATGAAGATGTCGCTGCGCTTCCAGGTGCCCAACCGCATCAACCCGGATGTGGAGGCCGACCTGGACGTCGAGCTGCCCGTCGACCGGATGAAGTCCTTCCACCCGGACGAAATCGTCAACCACGTCCCCAAGCTCAAGGCGCTTCGGCTGCTCAAGAAGCTCCTGATGGAGATGCAGTCCAGCATCGACAACCAGAAGGCCCTGCGCAACCTGGTCTACGAGCTGTTCTCCAACAAGGACGCGCTCAAGGCCGTGCTCGCGGAGCTCAAGGAGTACGAGTCGCTCCGTCTGCCCGCCAAGCCCGCCATGGCCGCCAACGCCACGCCCGCGGCGAACGGCGCCGCGGCCACCGCTCCCGCCACCGTCGCCGAGCCCGCCACCGTGAAGGCGTGA
- a CDS encoding type VI secretion system protein IglI family protein: MADAALTLPPYDGTYLEEPLEGTPPETSSDGEPDPRVEAVTEAVAGGDYATAARSAETLLREGLHDTRLVGPYLFGSFQEHGLRAMPGLFRSLLQVLTVSRDAFGPVARRDIFLESGLRWLLRSVIKHIAHHEKKQDATWKRWCEADNREPIQEALPLAEPVLAAIPGALPKNGCEEPFRNLAHWLRRHLETLPAPAPSAPLAPPTEAPAASRAEPTPDEAPAPRPEAAARATPTAAPTPSVPGVPVSAPLALLIRKLEAFDRLVQEGAMPKAGVVAADVMATVERFDPRVYLPSLFTRFFAGLTSHAHALEPYLHESESLPMRALEQLYRVDLDAFLALPSGESAGEED; the protein is encoded by the coding sequence ATGGCTGACGCGGCCCTCACCTTGCCGCCTTACGACGGCACCTACCTGGAAGAGCCCCTGGAGGGCACGCCCCCCGAGACGTCCTCGGATGGAGAGCCGGACCCTCGCGTGGAAGCCGTCACGGAGGCCGTCGCGGGAGGCGACTACGCCACCGCCGCCCGGAGCGCGGAGACCCTGCTGAGAGAGGGCCTGCACGACACGCGGCTCGTCGGCCCCTACCTCTTCGGTTCGTTCCAGGAGCACGGCCTGCGCGCGATGCCGGGCCTGTTCCGCTCCCTCCTCCAGGTCCTCACCGTCAGCCGGGATGCGTTCGGCCCCGTGGCCAGGCGCGACATCTTCCTGGAGAGCGGCCTGCGCTGGCTGCTGCGCTCCGTCATCAAGCACATCGCCCACCACGAGAAGAAGCAGGACGCGACGTGGAAGCGCTGGTGCGAGGCCGACAACCGCGAGCCCATCCAGGAGGCGCTGCCCCTGGCGGAGCCTGTCCTCGCCGCGATTCCCGGCGCCCTGCCCAAGAACGGCTGCGAGGAGCCCTTCCGCAACCTGGCGCACTGGCTGCGCCGCCACCTCGAGACACTCCCCGCGCCCGCTCCGTCCGCCCCCCTCGCCCCACCCACCGAGGCGCCCGCCGCGTCCAGGGCCGAGCCCACGCCCGACGAAGCGCCCGCGCCAAGGCCCGAGGCCGCGGCTCGCGCCACGCCGACGGCGGCCCCGACGCCCTCGGTTCCAGGCGTGCCCGTCTCCGCGCCGCTCGCGCTGCTCATCCGCAAGCTGGAGGCCTTCGACCGGCTGGTCCAGGAAGGCGCCATGCCCAAGGCGGGCGTGGTGGCGGCGGATGTGATGGCGACGGTGGAGCGCTTCGACCCGCGCGTCTACCTGCCTTCGCTCTTCACGCGCTTCTTCGCCGGCCTCACCAGCCACGCGCACGCGTTGGAACCATATCTGCATGAGAGCGAGTCGCTGCCCATGCGCGCCCTGGAGCAGCTCTACCGCGTGGACCTGGACGCGTTCCTGGCCCTGCCCTCGGGCGAGTCAGCTGGAGAGGAGGACTGA
- a CDS encoding DUF4280 domain-containing protein: MGAQVVMGAVLQCSFGVAPSSLVVPPTSKVMGPVPAANILDNKPIANIPPFGMCQSLANPTVAAATAAALGVLTPMPCVPATAAPWVPGCPKVMVGNMPALDSNSKLMCSYGGVIQVVSPGQVKIING; the protein is encoded by the coding sequence ATGGGAGCCCAGGTCGTCATGGGGGCGGTGCTGCAGTGCAGCTTCGGCGTCGCGCCCTCCTCGCTGGTGGTGCCACCGACCAGCAAGGTCATGGGGCCGGTGCCCGCGGCGAACATCCTCGACAACAAGCCCATCGCGAACATCCCGCCGTTCGGGATGTGCCAGTCGCTCGCGAACCCCACCGTGGCCGCCGCCACCGCCGCGGCCCTGGGCGTCCTCACGCCCATGCCCTGCGTCCCCGCCACCGCGGCGCCGTGGGTGCCCGGCTGTCCCAAGGTGATGGTGGGCAACATGCCCGCGCTCGACAGCAACTCCAAGCTGATGTGCTCGTACGGCGGCGTCATCCAGGTGGTCTCCCCCGGACAGGTGAAGATCATCAATGGCTGA
- a CDS encoding AMP-binding protein, translating to MPFDLRDILLRQNDTAPSDGGIPSWLRESWNDPEGFIAALAQHHAGRGAATPKSRPGQHYDFFHDLTVRHADSTAPAFRAWDAARGWLPLSYRELGDRASRRATEWAAQGVKPGAKVALVHGLGPELLVSLMAALKLGACISVLPPTGTLFLSRRLTLLEPQHLSTEPHQVPLLKGFEPLLLRSRGDAAPSFTSHTYRPNDTVALLFSPLVSPPETPVPLSAERAWTSALRDGLLTYGLGTGDLFAAPGLHFLQHQPALLFATLLRGATYLHMEPADVERAPHRLTEQPLRTLGVSAALRTALARAHKGPLRGVAHWFRGAEDALDWESWRDWLRQSELGKVPHTHVLIDAAEGGAVLVSRRHTEELHTGIAPAPGRAWALKDLNLSGQEAASDTGVFTPLPDKGRPPGHVILARQGEQYLFAGTRDARRSGRVYPSSEVVEALADLPFVSGACVTAVPSGGTPGQSKHVLLVFTGAEEKEHFEREASPRRQALRHHLERRLGAEHLPDRIELFPLLPHRDKEGRVDEAWCRAQYATGALHQKSTDPLFQALTAVRERARESVRGAGDDERPGSR from the coding sequence ATGCCCTTCGACCTCCGGGACATCCTCCTCCGCCAGAACGACACCGCCCCCTCAGACGGAGGGATTCCTTCCTGGCTCCGGGAGAGCTGGAACGACCCCGAGGGCTTCATCGCCGCCCTCGCCCAGCACCACGCGGGCCGAGGCGCCGCGACGCCCAAGAGCCGACCGGGTCAGCATTACGATTTCTTTCATGACCTGACCGTCCGCCACGCCGACTCCACCGCGCCGGCCTTCCGCGCCTGGGACGCCGCGCGGGGCTGGCTGCCGCTGAGCTACCGGGAGCTCGGAGACCGTGCCTCCCGCCGCGCCACCGAGTGGGCGGCGCAGGGGGTCAAGCCGGGCGCGAAGGTCGCGCTCGTCCATGGGCTGGGGCCCGAGCTGCTCGTCTCGCTCATGGCGGCGCTGAAGCTGGGCGCGTGCATCAGCGTGCTGCCCCCCACCGGCACCCTGTTCCTGTCCCGCAGGCTCACGCTGCTGGAGCCGCAGCACCTCTCCACCGAGCCCCATCAAGTCCCGCTGCTCAAGGGCTTCGAGCCGCTCCTCCTGCGCTCTCGAGGCGACGCGGCGCCGTCCTTCACCTCGCACACGTACCGGCCCAACGACACGGTGGCCCTGCTGTTCTCGCCGCTCGTCTCTCCACCCGAGACGCCCGTGCCGCTCTCCGCCGAGCGCGCGTGGACCAGCGCGCTGCGGGACGGGCTGCTCACGTACGGCCTGGGCACGGGCGACCTCTTCGCCGCGCCCGGCCTGCACTTCCTCCAGCACCAGCCCGCGCTCCTCTTCGCCACCCTGCTGCGAGGCGCGACGTACCTCCACATGGAGCCCGCCGACGTGGAGCGCGCCCCCCACCGGCTCACCGAGCAGCCCCTGCGCACGCTGGGCGTCAGCGCCGCCCTGCGGACCGCCCTCGCTCGCGCGCACAAAGGCCCGCTGCGCGGCGTGGCCCACTGGTTCCGTGGCGCCGAGGATGCGCTGGACTGGGAGTCCTGGCGGGACTGGCTCCGGCAGAGCGAGCTGGGCAAGGTGCCGCACACGCACGTGCTCATCGACGCGGCGGAGGGCGGCGCGGTGCTCGTGTCGCGGCGGCACACGGAGGAGCTGCACACGGGCATCGCCCCCGCGCCAGGGCGGGCCTGGGCGCTCAAGGACCTCAACCTCAGCGGTCAGGAGGCAGCGAGTGATACAGGGGTGTTCACCCCGCTGCCCGACAAGGGACGGCCCCCGGGCCACGTCATCCTCGCGCGGCAGGGCGAGCAGTACCTCTTCGCGGGGACGCGCGACGCCCGGCGCTCGGGCCGCGTCTATCCCTCCTCCGAGGTCGTCGAGGCGCTCGCCGACCTCCCCTTCGTCTCGGGGGCGTGCGTCACCGCCGTGCCCTCCGGAGGCACGCCGGGCCAGTCCAAGCACGTGCTGCTCGTCTTCACCGGCGCCGAGGAGAAGGAGCACTTCGAGCGCGAAGCCAGCCCGCGCCGCCAGGCGCTCCGCCACCACCTGGAGCGCCGATTGGGCGCCGAGCACCTTCCTGATCGCATCGAGCTCTTTCCACTCCTGCCACACCGGGACAAGGAAGGGCGCGTCGACGAGGCGTGGTGCCGCGCCCAGTACGCCACCGGAGCGCTGCACCAGAAGTCCACCGATCCGCTGTTCCAGGCGCTCACCGCGGTGAGGGAGCGCGCCCGGGAGAGCGTCCGCGGCGCCGGCGACGACGAGCGCCCCGGCTCCCGCTAG
- a CDS encoding Re/Si-specific NAD(P)(+) transhydrogenase subunit alpha: protein MLSCMIIAIPRETVPGERRVALVAESVKRLVGKKHEVVVERGAGQGAECSDEELRAAGARIESSAEAVYASADVLLKIQPPDAAEVERLKADSVLVSLAYPMSNPKLAKELARRKVTLLATDMIPRTTLAQMMDVLSSQATIAGYRAVLLAAEALPRLFPMLMTAAGTIPPAKVLVLGAGVAGLQAIATARRLGAVVEAYDVRKVVKEQVESLGARFVNIDIEDAAGSGGYAKELSDEARRKQAEVLATHVAKSDAVITTALVPGRRAPVLLPADMVRRMKSGSVVVDIAAEQGGNCELTKPGERYRTETGVTVIGERNLPSQLAVHASAMYSRNMEKLLAHVTDKDGVLKLDVSDEIVKGMLITRGGDVVHPAVADVAMREG, encoded by the coding sequence ATGCTGTCATGCATGATCATCGCCATCCCCCGTGAAACAGTGCCGGGCGAACGGCGGGTCGCGCTCGTGGCGGAGAGCGTGAAACGCCTCGTCGGCAAGAAGCACGAAGTGGTGGTTGAGAGGGGTGCGGGCCAGGGCGCGGAGTGCTCCGACGAGGAGCTCCGTGCCGCGGGCGCGCGCATCGAGTCGAGCGCGGAGGCTGTCTATGCCTCGGCCGACGTGCTGCTGAAAATCCAGCCGCCGGACGCGGCGGAGGTGGAGCGCCTCAAGGCGGACTCGGTGTTGGTGAGCCTGGCCTATCCCATGTCGAACCCGAAGCTGGCGAAGGAGCTCGCGCGGCGCAAGGTGACGCTCCTGGCCACGGACATGATTCCGCGCACGACGTTGGCGCAGATGATGGACGTGCTCAGCTCGCAAGCCACCATCGCGGGCTATCGCGCGGTGCTGCTGGCGGCGGAGGCGCTGCCCCGGCTGTTCCCCATGCTGATGACGGCGGCCGGCACCATTCCTCCCGCGAAGGTGCTGGTGCTGGGCGCGGGCGTCGCGGGCCTGCAGGCCATCGCCACGGCGCGCCGGCTGGGCGCGGTGGTGGAGGCATACGACGTGCGCAAGGTGGTGAAGGAGCAGGTGGAGAGCCTGGGCGCGCGCTTCGTCAACATCGACATCGAGGACGCCGCGGGCTCCGGTGGCTACGCGAAGGAGCTGAGCGACGAGGCCAGGCGCAAGCAGGCCGAGGTGCTCGCGACACACGTGGCGAAGTCAGACGCGGTCATCACCACGGCGCTGGTGCCTGGGCGGCGCGCGCCGGTGCTGCTGCCCGCGGACATGGTGCGGCGGATGAAGAGTGGCTCGGTGGTGGTGGACATCGCCGCGGAGCAGGGTGGCAACTGCGAGCTGACGAAGCCCGGGGAGCGCTACCGCACGGAGACGGGCGTCACGGTCATCGGGGAGCGCAACCTGCCCAGTCAGCTCGCGGTGCATGCCAGCGCCATGTACTCGCGCAACATGGAGAAGCTGCTCGCGCACGTCACGGACAAGGACGGCGTGCTCAAGCTGGATGTCTCGGATGAAATCGTGAAGGGCATGCTCATCACCCGTGGCGGGGACGTCGTCCACCCGGCCGTGGCGGATGTGGCCATGAGGGAGGGGTGA